From the Caballeronia sp. LZ062 genome, one window contains:
- a CDS encoding sn-glycerol-3-phosphate ABC transporter ATP-binding protein UgpC codes for MSAVHLQQIRKAFAGADVLKGIDIEVADREFMVFVGPSGCGKSTLLRTIAGLERSDSGQVMIGGEDVTDLEPSQRGVAMVFQSYALYPHMTVYENIAFGLRMLKLPEAQIKERVQRAADILQIGQLLERRPRALSGGQRQRVAIGRSIVREPKVFLFDEPLSNLDAALRVQMRLELIKLHKQLNATMIYVTHDQTEAMTMADRIVVLNHGRVEQIGSPLELYRTPHNRFVAGFIGSPKMNFIDVRVLRADNAGVTIELPGGEQLALPFKASSVQPGETLTLGIRPEHFIEERGGDIDSGLTGDVMVIEHLGGETLLHVRLPNDLVIQVKGSGESTAVEGQRLNVGFSIRHVHLFREDGSALESMRSMTQAATI; via the coding sequence ATGAGCGCAGTGCATCTGCAGCAGATTCGCAAGGCCTTCGCGGGCGCCGATGTGCTGAAGGGCATCGACATCGAAGTAGCCGACCGTGAGTTCATGGTCTTCGTGGGTCCGTCGGGTTGCGGCAAGTCCACTTTGCTGCGCACCATCGCGGGTCTGGAAAGAAGCGACTCGGGTCAGGTGATGATCGGTGGCGAAGACGTGACCGATCTCGAACCATCGCAACGCGGCGTGGCGATGGTGTTCCAGTCGTATGCGCTCTATCCCCACATGACGGTGTACGAGAACATTGCGTTCGGCCTTCGTATGCTGAAGCTCCCCGAAGCGCAGATCAAGGAACGCGTTCAACGCGCGGCGGACATTCTGCAGATCGGGCAGTTGCTGGAGCGGCGTCCGCGCGCCTTGTCGGGCGGGCAGCGTCAGCGCGTGGCCATCGGGCGCTCCATCGTGCGGGAGCCCAAGGTCTTCCTGTTCGATGAACCGCTATCCAACCTGGATGCCGCGCTGCGCGTCCAGATGCGGCTCGAACTCATCAAACTGCACAAGCAGTTGAACGCGACGATGATCTACGTCACCCACGATCAGACGGAAGCCATGACCATGGCGGATCGCATCGTCGTGCTGAATCATGGCCGGGTGGAGCAGATCGGGTCGCCGCTCGAGTTGTATCGGACGCCGCACAATCGCTTCGTTGCCGGCTTTATCGGTTCGCCGAAGATGAACTTCATCGACGTGCGCGTATTGCGCGCGGACAACGCGGGCGTGACCATCGAACTGCCGGGTGGAGAACAGTTGGCGTTGCCATTCAAGGCGTCCTCAGTGCAGCCAGGGGAAACGCTCACGCTCGGCATACGGCCCGAGCATTTCATCGAAGAACGCGGAGGCGACATCGATAGCGGCCTCACAGGCGATGTCATGGTGATCGAGCATCTCGGCGGCGAAACGTTGCTGCATGTTCGCTTACCGAACGATCTCGTGATTCAGGTAAAGGGTTCGGGGGAATCGACGGCCGTAGAGGGACAGCGGCTGAACGTCGGCTTCAGCATTCGGCACGTGCATCTCTTCCGAGAGGACGGCAGCGCGCTGGAATCCATGCGGTCAATGACGCAGGCGGCGACCATCTGA
- a CDS encoding sugar ABC transporter substrate-binding protein → MNKRFIPARHVGPLKHVAAVALLAASAAFAASNAHAWTLKEAAQPYSGTTIKAIFLDRPGYKAAQTLIPQFEKETGIKVRWEVIPYENTREKEVLNFVGGGDQDVVLVDVVWIGEFASNKWLVPIKKFTDDPKLADPSLNLKGFFPILLDSFGTWDKVTYGLPFDNYSGLMFYNKCMLKDAGFDEPPKTWDELLNTYAPKLTKGDKFAFALQSRRGETQSADSFMRVLWPNGGSLLDAKFKSNLMSPQSQAGLEYRQKLMKYMPPGIVDFDHAEAVNALAQGQVAMITEWSAFYPTLTDPSKSKLGNCLAITTEPKGPAGLKPALGGFSLAVNAKASAKKQAASWLFIQWITSEAMAKPYLDAGGVPARMAVYQDKGVQDKYPFVKPMVESWQGGVPDYRPRFPEWPAVSEVIGEWGSKMMLGQVTVKEGAQTIGQKTEDILKKAGYYDGKKPLLK, encoded by the coding sequence ATGAACAAACGCTTCATCCCGGCCAGGCACGTTGGCCCGCTCAAACACGTCGCGGCTGTTGCGTTGCTCGCGGCAAGCGCCGCGTTCGCTGCATCGAACGCTCATGCCTGGACTTTGAAAGAAGCGGCGCAGCCGTATTCGGGCACCACCATCAAAGCCATATTCCTCGACAGGCCCGGATACAAGGCCGCACAAACCCTGATTCCCCAGTTCGAAAAAGAGACCGGCATCAAGGTGCGTTGGGAAGTCATTCCGTACGAGAACACGCGCGAGAAGGAAGTGCTCAACTTCGTGGGCGGCGGAGACCAGGACGTGGTGCTCGTCGACGTGGTGTGGATCGGCGAATTCGCCAGCAACAAGTGGCTCGTGCCCATCAAGAAGTTCACGGACGACCCGAAGCTCGCTGATCCGAGCCTCAACCTGAAGGGCTTCTTCCCGATTCTTCTGGATTCCTTCGGCACGTGGGACAAGGTCACGTATGGCCTGCCCTTCGATAATTATTCGGGTCTCATGTTCTACAACAAGTGCATGCTGAAGGACGCCGGCTTCGACGAGCCGCCGAAGACATGGGACGAGTTGTTGAATACCTATGCGCCCAAACTCACGAAGGGCGACAAATTCGCGTTCGCGTTGCAGTCGCGGCGCGGCGAGACGCAATCGGCCGACAGCTTCATGCGCGTGCTGTGGCCCAACGGCGGCTCTCTGCTGGACGCGAAGTTCAAGTCGAATCTGATGTCGCCGCAATCGCAGGCGGGCCTGGAATACCGGCAGAAGCTGATGAAGTACATGCCGCCGGGCATCGTCGATTTCGACCATGCCGAAGCGGTGAATGCGCTTGCGCAAGGCCAGGTTGCGATGATTACCGAATGGTCCGCGTTCTATCCCACGCTGACCGATCCGAGCAAGTCGAAGCTCGGCAATTGTCTCGCTATCACGACCGAGCCCAAAGGCCCCGCAGGGCTGAAGCCCGCGCTCGGCGGCTTCTCGCTTGCGGTGAATGCGAAAGCCAGCGCCAAGAAGCAGGCCGCTTCGTGGCTCTTCATTCAATGGATCACGTCCGAGGCAATGGCGAAGCCTTATCTCGATGCGGGAGGCGTGCCCGCCCGCATGGCCGTCTATCAGGACAAAGGCGTGCAGGACAAGTATCCGTTCGTGAAGCCGATGGTGGAATCGTGGCAAGGCGGCGTGCCGGACTACCGTCCTCGCTTTCCTGAGTGGCCCGCCGTGTCGGAAGTGATCGGCGAATGGGGCAGCAAGATGATGCTCGGGCAAGTGACGGTGAAAGAGGGCGCGCAGACCATCGGTCAGAAGACCGAGGACATCCTGAAGAAAGCGGGCTATTACGACGGCAAAAAGCCGCTGCTGAAGTAA
- a CDS encoding sugar ABC transporter permease, translating into MANSTATPATPARGSRKGARRFGVLPRSPAFWFLIPAIFALAVIGIYPLLLALYNSFHQYKLADLASGTPFVGLDNYIATLSDPSFWGALGRTALFLCLTLPIEVALGLFAALMLHRTDLRFMRAAARVSLVIPMATTYAVVGLIGRLIFNRQFGVANYLTSLFGIPPQDWLADPTLAFVSVMIMDIWQWTPFCALIMLAGLSMVPKEAEEAARLETPKWSMILWHLQRPYLLPGLTAILILRSADMLKMFDAVFTMTRGGPGAATEFISVYIQRVGFRLFDQGMASAQAIILLILTIVLSRLYIRFVYREAA; encoded by the coding sequence ATGGCTAACAGCACTGCAACGCCCGCGACGCCAGCGCGAGGTTCGCGCAAGGGCGCCCGGCGCTTCGGAGTACTGCCGCGCTCGCCTGCGTTCTGGTTCCTGATTCCCGCTATTTTCGCGCTTGCGGTAATCGGCATCTATCCGTTGTTGCTCGCGCTCTATAACTCGTTTCATCAATACAAGCTAGCGGATCTCGCATCGGGCACGCCATTCGTCGGCTTGGACAACTACATCGCGACGCTATCCGACCCATCGTTCTGGGGCGCGCTCGGACGCACTGCGCTGTTCCTTTGCCTCACGCTGCCTATCGAAGTCGCGCTCGGTCTCTTTGCGGCGCTCATGCTGCATCGCACGGACCTGCGCTTCATGCGCGCAGCGGCGCGTGTCAGTCTCGTCATTCCGATGGCCACCACGTATGCGGTCGTCGGGCTGATCGGGCGGCTGATCTTCAACCGGCAGTTCGGTGTCGCCAACTATCTGACCAGTCTCTTCGGCATTCCTCCGCAAGACTGGCTTGCCGATCCGACGCTCGCATTCGTGTCGGTGATGATCATGGATATCTGGCAATGGACGCCGTTCTGCGCGCTCATCATGCTGGCCGGACTTTCGATGGTGCCGAAAGAAGCGGAAGAAGCCGCGCGCCTCGAGACGCCAAAATGGAGCATGATTCTCTGGCACTTGCAGCGGCCGTATCTCTTGCCCGGACTCACTGCCATTCTCATTTTGCGTTCGGCCGACATGCTCAAGATGTTCGACGCCGTGTTCACGATGACGCGAGGCGGTCCCGGTGCGGCGACCGAATTCATCAGCGTCTATATCCAGCGCGTCGGCTTTCGGCTCTTCGATCAGGGCATGGCGTCGGCACAGGCCATCATTCTGCTGATTCTGACGATCGTGCTTTCGCGTCTCTACATTCGTTTCGTCTATCGGGAGGCTGCGTGA
- a CDS encoding carbohydrate ABC transporter permease, with protein sequence MSTSALQTSNGGTSQRAKRARAARKRATVWHFLGLVVVFMSSVFPFYWMVTTSLKSQADALAYPPKWLFSPTFHHYSAALFEHDVAGSLLNSLIIASCTTVLAILLGTPAAYALARYEFRGKEDLWFWFISNRMVSPVVLAVPFFLIATKLDLVDTHVVLILLYLTFSLPIVVWICTDQFRNIPVELDEAARLDGASPWRVFWRINLPLAMPGIVVSAIFAFIFSWNDLLYALVLTRTDAITSPVAATSYMSGYELPWGEIMATGTLIVLPMVVFALLVSGRLVQGLTMGAVK encoded by the coding sequence GTGAGTACGTCGGCTTTGCAAACGTCGAACGGCGGCACCAGTCAGCGTGCGAAGCGCGCGCGTGCCGCACGAAAGCGCGCTACCGTATGGCACTTTCTGGGGCTCGTGGTCGTGTTCATGTCGTCCGTGTTTCCGTTCTACTGGATGGTGACGACGAGCCTGAAGAGCCAGGCCGATGCACTCGCGTATCCGCCGAAGTGGCTGTTCAGTCCGACGTTCCATCACTATTCCGCCGCGCTCTTCGAGCACGACGTCGCGGGCAGCTTGCTGAATTCGCTCATCATCGCCAGTTGCACGACGGTGCTCGCCATTCTGCTCGGTACGCCGGCCGCCTATGCGCTCGCACGCTACGAGTTTCGCGGCAAGGAAGACCTGTGGTTCTGGTTCATCTCGAACCGCATGGTGAGCCCCGTGGTGCTCGCCGTGCCGTTCTTTCTCATCGCGACGAAGCTCGATCTCGTCGATACGCACGTGGTCTTGATACTGCTGTATCTGACGTTCTCGCTGCCCATCGTCGTATGGATCTGCACCGACCAGTTCCGCAATATTCCGGTCGAACTGGATGAAGCCGCGCGGCTCGATGGCGCGTCACCGTGGCGCGTGTTCTGGCGCATCAATTTGCCGCTCGCAATGCCGGGTATCGTCGTCTCAGCCATCTTCGCGTTCATCTTCTCGTGGAACGATCTGCTCTATGCGCTCGTGCTCACACGTACCGATGCGATCACGTCACCCGTTGCGGCGACGAGCTACATGAGCGGCTATGAGTTGCCGTGGGGCGAGATCATGGCGACCGGCACGCTGATCGTGCTGCCGATGGTGGTGTTTGCGCTGCTCGTATCGGGCCGGCTCGTACAAGGGCTCACGATGGGCGCGGTGAAGTAG
- a CDS encoding sugar-binding transcriptional regulator: MSKTAPSIAVAEADESIDLEEELQARVAWHYYVGNLTQQEIAQRIGSNRVRVNRLLAASRESGLVQITINSKIAPCVALENMLEQRFGLECAVVVPTGANTEANNAALGIGAASYFAKQIVAGQTIGLGWGRTIRAVLRAMPQRSYGAVSAVSLQGGLSHCPSINTFDIVSDFANICRADGYLFAAPIYVSSQKARDVILQEGTVRETYELARSADLALLTCGDLTESLVVTYGIDTPDQLRTLQKAGAVGDMLGHFMDEDGELIDHPLNRRTVAITLEDLRKIRRVVLVSGGAKKFHVTRAALRGRYPSVLVTDEDTAQRLCDEP; encoded by the coding sequence ATGAGCAAGACAGCACCGTCCATTGCCGTTGCAGAAGCAGACGAGTCGATCGACTTGGAAGAGGAATTGCAGGCGCGCGTGGCCTGGCATTACTACGTCGGAAACCTGACGCAACAGGAAATCGCGCAGCGCATTGGCAGTAATCGTGTGCGCGTGAATCGGCTACTTGCTGCGAGCCGGGAATCCGGGTTAGTGCAGATCACCATCAACAGCAAGATCGCGCCGTGTGTGGCGCTCGAAAACATGCTGGAACAGCGCTTCGGACTGGAATGTGCGGTCGTCGTGCCGACAGGCGCGAACACGGAAGCGAATAACGCGGCGCTCGGCATCGGCGCGGCATCGTACTTTGCCAAGCAGATCGTCGCGGGGCAGACCATTGGACTCGGCTGGGGCCGCACCATTCGCGCCGTTCTGCGCGCCATGCCGCAACGCAGTTACGGCGCGGTATCGGCTGTTTCGCTGCAAGGCGGCTTGTCGCATTGCCCGAGCATCAACACGTTCGATATCGTTTCGGACTTCGCGAACATTTGTCGTGCGGATGGCTACCTCTTTGCCGCGCCCATCTACGTCAGCAGCCAAAAGGCGCGCGACGTGATCTTGCAGGAAGGCACCGTGCGTGAGACGTATGAGCTTGCGCGCAGTGCGGACCTCGCGCTCCTCACGTGCGGCGATCTCACAGAGTCGCTCGTCGTGACCTATGGCATCGACACACCCGACCAATTGCGCACGCTTCAGAAGGCGGGCGCGGTGGGCGACATGCTCGGTCATTTCATGGATGAAGACGGCGAGCTGATCGATCATCCGCTGAATCGTCGCACGGTGGCGATCACGCTCGAAGACTTGCGCAAGATACGCCGCGTCGTTCTCGTGAGCGGCGGCGCCAAGAAGTTTCATGTCACGCGTGCGGCTTTGCGCGGGCGCTATCCGTCGGTGCTCGTCACCGATGAAGACACCGCGCAGCGTCTGTGCGACGAACCCTGA
- a CDS encoding SDR family oxidoreductase — protein MTSIDRNREFAGKTVLVTGAGKGIGYATVHLLIERGARVIALSRSAADLSALASETGCETITVDLADASAAREAARAAQPVDLLVNCAGLVELQPFLDTTVDAFDLTMHVNVRAAMIVSQECAKSMIARKTGGAIVNVSSLSATVGLPLHASYCASKGALDAMTRVMAVELGPHGIRVNAVNPVVTMTPMAEKAWSDPAKSGPMLERIPLNRFVQPVEVARTIAYLLGDDSSMVSGVSLAIDGGFQAG, from the coding sequence ATGACCTCGATCGATAGAAATCGCGAGTTTGCAGGCAAGACCGTGCTCGTCACCGGCGCGGGAAAGGGCATCGGTTATGCGACGGTGCATCTGCTGATCGAGCGCGGCGCACGTGTGATTGCGTTGAGCCGGAGCGCCGCCGATCTTTCTGCGCTCGCGAGCGAGACGGGCTGCGAGACGATCACCGTCGATCTTGCGGATGCCAGCGCAGCACGCGAGGCAGCGCGCGCGGCACAGCCGGTCGATCTGCTCGTCAATTGCGCGGGGCTCGTCGAATTGCAGCCGTTTCTCGATACGACCGTCGACGCATTCGATCTCACGATGCACGTCAACGTGCGCGCTGCGATGATCGTGTCGCAGGAATGCGCGAAAAGCATGATCGCGCGCAAGACGGGTGGTGCAATAGTGAATGTATCGAGTCTATCCGCGACGGTCGGCTTGCCCCTGCATGCATCGTACTGCGCATCCAAAGGCGCGCTCGACGCCATGACGCGCGTGATGGCTGTCGAACTCGGGCCGCACGGCATTCGCGTGAACGCGGTCAACCCGGTTGTCACGATGACGCCGATGGCCGAGAAGGCATGGAGCGATCCCGCGAAGTCCGGCCCCATGCTCGAGCGCATTCCGCTTAACCGCTTCGTTCAACCTGTGGAAGTGGCGCGCACCATCGCCTATTTGCTCGGCGACGACTCGAGCATGGTAAGCGGCGTCAGCCTTGCGATCGACGGCGGCTTTCAGGCGGGATGA
- a CDS encoding NAD(P)-dependent alcohol dehydrogenase: protein MEALVLEEARRISLRPFSLPQVVGPRDVRIRIHTVGICGSDVHYYQHGRIGPFVVNEPMVLGHEASGTVVEVGEEVTHLKAGDRVCMEPGVPDTESRASREGMYNLDPKVRFWATPPVHGCLAPYVVHPAAFTYKLPDNVSFAEGAIVEPLSIGLQAAKKAAIKPGDVAVVLGAGTIGMMCALAALAGGCSRAIVCDLVQEKLELIGAVQGVTTVNIRDERVQDVVARLTDDWGANIVFEASGNEKAFEGIVDLLCPGGCLVLVGMPQRAVPLDVVAVQIKEARIESVFRYANIFPRAIQLIASGKLDVKPFISRTFPFAEGIKAFEEAASGVPTDVKVQIVME from the coding sequence ATGGAAGCACTGGTTCTCGAAGAAGCACGCCGCATCAGCTTGCGCCCGTTTAGCCTGCCGCAAGTCGTGGGTCCGCGTGACGTGCGCATACGCATTCACACGGTCGGCATTTGCGGAAGCGATGTTCACTACTATCAGCATGGACGCATCGGTCCGTTCGTCGTCAATGAGCCGATGGTTCTCGGGCATGAGGCGTCGGGGACCGTGGTGGAAGTCGGCGAGGAAGTGACGCATCTCAAGGCGGGCGACCGCGTGTGCATGGAGCCGGGCGTGCCCGATACGGAATCCCGTGCATCGCGTGAAGGCATGTACAACCTCGATCCGAAAGTGCGTTTCTGGGCTACGCCGCCGGTGCATGGTTGCCTCGCGCCTTACGTCGTGCATCCCGCGGCGTTCACCTACAAGCTGCCGGATAACGTGAGCTTTGCCGAAGGCGCGATCGTCGAACCGCTTTCTATCGGATTGCAGGCCGCGAAGAAGGCCGCGATCAAGCCGGGCGATGTCGCCGTGGTGCTGGGCGCAGGCACCATCGGCATGATGTGCGCGCTCGCGGCGCTTGCCGGTGGTTGCAGTCGCGCGATCGTGTGCGATCTCGTGCAGGAGAAGCTCGAGCTCATCGGCGCCGTGCAAGGCGTGACGACGGTGAACATTCGCGACGAGCGCGTGCAGGACGTCGTTGCGCGACTCACTGACGACTGGGGCGCGAATATCGTCTTCGAGGCGAGCGGCAATGAGAAAGCCTTTGAAGGCATCGTCGACCTGCTGTGTCCGGGCGGCTGTCTCGTGCTGGTGGGCATGCCGCAGCGCGCCGTTCCGCTGGATGTGGTCGCGGTGCAGATCAAGGAAGCGCGAATCGAATCCGTGTTCCGCTACGCAAACATCTTTCCGCGCGCGATTCAACTCATTGCATCGGGCAAGCTGGATGTGAAGCCCTTTATCTCGCGGACCTTTCCTTTCGCGGAAGGCATCAAGGCATTCGAAGAAGCGGCAAGCGGCGTGCCGACGGATGTGAAAGTCCAGATCGTGATGGAATGA
- a CDS encoding alcohol dehydrogenase catalytic domain-containing protein yields MSTASTDNSGEMTAIVCRAPKDYRVERVQRPRAGRNEVVIRIAACGICASDCKCWSGAKMFWGGPNPWVKAPVIPGHEFFGYVEELGEGAAEHFGVQVGDRVIAEQIVPCAKCRYCKSGQYWMCEVHNIFGFQREVADGGMAEYMRFPPTAIVHKIPDGISLEDAAIIEPLACAIHTVNRGDIQLSDVVVIAGAGPLGLMMVQVAHLKTPKKLVVIDLVDERLELAREYGADVTINPKTDNALEMIRSITDQYGCDVYIETTGSPTGVSQGLDLIRKLGRFVEFSVFGSDTTVDWSIIGDRKELDVRGAHLGPYCYPIAIDLLARGLVTSKGIVTHGFALEEWDAAIEVANSLDSIKVLLRPK; encoded by the coding sequence ATGAGCACGGCATCGACTGACAACAGTGGCGAAATGACGGCTATCGTATGCCGCGCACCGAAGGACTATCGCGTCGAACGCGTGCAGCGTCCCCGCGCCGGCCGCAATGAAGTGGTCATTCGCATTGCGGCATGCGGCATATGCGCAAGCGACTGCAAATGCTGGTCGGGCGCCAAGATGTTCTGGGGCGGCCCTAACCCGTGGGTCAAGGCGCCCGTTATACCCGGCCACGAATTCTTCGGTTATGTGGAGGAACTGGGCGAGGGCGCGGCCGAGCACTTCGGCGTGCAGGTGGGCGACAGAGTGATCGCCGAGCAGATCGTGCCTTGCGCGAAGTGCCGCTACTGCAAGTCGGGACAGTACTGGATGTGCGAAGTGCACAACATTTTCGGTTTCCAGCGTGAAGTCGCGGACGGCGGCATGGCCGAATATATGCGCTTTCCGCCGACCGCCATCGTGCACAAGATACCGGACGGTATCTCGCTCGAAGACGCGGCGATCATCGAACCCCTCGCGTGTGCGATTCACACCGTCAATCGCGGCGACATCCAGTTGAGCGACGTGGTGGTCATCGCAGGCGCGGGACCACTCGGATTGATGATGGTGCAGGTTGCACATCTCAAGACGCCGAAGAAGCTCGTGGTCATCGATCTCGTCGATGAGCGCCTCGAACTCGCACGCGAATATGGCGCGGACGTGACTATCAATCCGAAGACCGACAATGCGCTGGAGATGATTCGCTCGATCACGGATCAATACGGCTGCGACGTGTACATCGAGACGACGGGCTCGCCGACTGGCGTCTCGCAAGGGCTGGACTTGATTCGCAAGCTGGGACGCTTCGTCGAGTTCTCGGTGTTTGGCAGCGACACGACTGTCGACTGGTCGATCATCGGCGATCGCAAGGAACTCGACGTACGCGGCGCGCATCTTGGCCCGTATTGCTATCCGATTGCGATCGATCTTCTGGCGCGCGGGCTCGTGACTTCGAAGGGCATCGTCACGCACGGCTTTGCGCTCGAAGAATGGGACGCGGCTATCGAGGTCGCCAATTCACTCGATTCGATCAAAGTGCTCTTGCGGCCGAAGTGA
- a CDS encoding 2Fe-2S iron-sulfur cluster-binding protein, protein MTTLSINGQSHTVDAPPDMPLLWVLRDLVGLTGTKFGCGIAQCGACTVHLDGVAIRSCVLPVAAIGDKKITTIEAVGATPAGKKVQDAWNQLDVVQCGYCQSGQVMSAAALIAAVPNPTDADIDAAMTGNICRCGTYNRIRAAIKQAAKGA, encoded by the coding sequence ATGACTACGCTTTCGATCAATGGTCAGTCACACACTGTCGACGCGCCCCCAGATATGCCGCTCCTTTGGGTATTACGCGATCTCGTCGGTTTGACCGGCACCAAATTCGGTTGTGGCATCGCGCAATGCGGCGCTTGCACCGTGCATCTCGATGGCGTCGCCATACGTTCCTGCGTGCTGCCGGTCGCGGCTATCGGCGACAAGAAGATCACGACGATCGAAGCCGTCGGTGCCACACCCGCCGGAAAGAAAGTGCAGGACGCATGGAATCAGCTCGATGTCGTTCAATGCGGCTATTGCCAGTCCGGACAAGTCATGTCCGCTGCCGCATTGATTGCAGCGGTTCCCAATCCGACCGATGCCGATATCGACGCGGCCATGACCGGCAACATCTGCCGCTGCGGAACCTATAACCGCATTCGCGCGGCCATCAAGCAAGCAGCGAAGGGAGCGTGA